One Mobula birostris isolate sMobBir1 chromosome 4, sMobBir1.hap1, whole genome shotgun sequence DNA window includes the following coding sequences:
- the LOC140196125 gene encoding B-cell lymphoma 6 protein-like codes for MTSAADSCIQFTRHAGDVLFNLNRLRSRDILTDVTILVDRQKFQAHKTVLMACSGLFYMIFTDQVKLNLDRVTLDPDVDPEGFGILLDFMYTSRLSLREGTIVAVMNTALYLQMDHVADTCRRYLQSSEDVCTTLSPSCQAYLPGNPTLPQELVTFHKSDSSEKVLPDLSVPDGRGSDSAVYNVLTPSHHPYHLYRQLPVHSYSASTYPLREFRDCRLAWCEMPEMRRISAQQGCVKFGSRPTADIPSSTAAFTPREAGLKAESRYSPQSVAQAGRVSPLGYSALAQSWRTGEPRVLKEEGRGQMEPSNLPINHKGSLLGPRSPLKSDCHPNSPTESCSSKNASRPLCTNSPPAKSVIDARACNWKKYKFIVLNSLNQDSKGGSSGSLEAQNGAAPPFSDCAAPFQGSHETEGLVSMTPERMDVDTDAQASRLNSIVGRSPDASSPDRKRLSSGKCTSCQSPSLQQAEVGRPPGEELAETQSELSDSSSDAGSFPCCECDSRFPEDAALKRHLLQSHSDKPYRCDRCQAAFRFKGNLASHRTVHTGEKPYRCNICGAQFNRPANLKTHTRIHSGEKPYKCETCGARFVQVAHLRAHVLIHTGEKPYPCEICGTRFRHLQTLKSHLRIHTGEKPYHCEKCNLHFRHKSQLRLHLRQKHGAITNTKMQYQVPPECQSDPCRAR; via the exons ATGACTTCGGCAGCGGACAGCTGCATCCAGTTCACCAGACACGCTGGTGACGTGCTTTTCAACCTCAACAGACTGCGATCCCGGGACATCCTCACCGATGTCACCATTCTGGTGGACCGCCAAAAGTTTCAGGCCCACAAGACAGTGCTGATGGCATGCAG TGGCCTGTTCTACATGATCTTCACGGACCAAGTCAAGTTGAATCTAGACAGAGTGACATTGGACCCGGACGTGGACCCAGAGGGATTCGGCATCCTGCTGGACTTCATGTACACGTCCCGGCTGTCGCTGCGAGAAGGCACCATCGTGGCTGTGATGAACACAGCCCTGTACCTACAGATGGACCATGTGGCTGATACCTGTCGCAGGTatctgcagtccag tgAGGACGTCTGCACGACACTGAGCCCATCGTGCCAGGCCTACCTGCCAGGAAACCCCACACTACCTCAGGAGCTTGTAACCTTCCACAAGTCTGATTCCTCGGAGAAAGTCCTGCCAGATCTCTCTGTGCCAGATGGGAGAGGTTCAGACTCTGCCGTGTACAACGTACTGACTCCATCCCATCACCCCTACCACCTGTACCGCCAGCTGCCTGTCCACAGTTACTCTGCGAGCACCTACCCTCTCCGTGAGTTCCGGGACTGCCGCCTGGCCTGGTGTGAGATGCCGGAGAtgagaaggatctcggcccagcAGGGCTGCGTGAAATTTGGCAGTCGACCTACCGCTGACATACCATCGAGTACGGCGGCCTTCACCCCACGGGAGGCTGGGCTCAAAGCCGAGTCGCGTTATAGCCCGCAGTCGGTGGCGCAGGCTGGGCGAGTCAGCCCCCTTGGCTACTCGGCTTTGGCCCAGTCCTGGAGGACGGGTGAGCCCCGCGTACTCAAGGAGGAGGGCAGAGGTCAGATGGAGCCCAGCAACCTACCCATCAACCACAAGGGCAGCCTGTTGGGACCGCGCAGCCCCCTCAAGTCTGATTGTCACCCTAACTCGCCCACCGAGTCCTGCAGCAGTAAGAACGCCTCCCGGCCGCTCTGCACCAACTCCCCGCCCGCCAAGAGTGTTATTGACGCCAGGGCCTGCAACTGGAAAAAGTACAAATTCATTGTCCTCAACTCCCTCAACCAAGACTCGAAGGGGGGATCCAGCGGCAGCCTGGAGGCCCAGAACGGGGCTGCCCCACCCTTCTCAGACTGTGCTGCTCCTTTCCAGGGGTCTCACGAGACGGAGGGGCTGGTGAGCATGACGCCCGAGAGAATGGACGTGGACACCGATGCACAGGCCTCGCGACTGAACAGCATCGTGGGCAG GTCACCGGACGCTTCCTCACCAGACCGCAAGCGATTGTCCTCTGGGAAGTGCACCTCCTGTCAGTCGCCGTCTTTGCAGCAGGCGGAGGTTGGCCGGCCCCCTGGTGAGGAGCTGGCAGAGACACAGTCTGAGCTTTCAGACTCCAGCTCGG ATGCTGGCTCGTTCCCATGTTGTGAGTGTGACTCTAGGTTCCCAGAGGACGCAGCCCTGAAGCGCCACCTCTTGCAGTCCCACAGTGACAAACCGTACCGGTGTGACCGCTGTCAGGCGGCCTTCCGCTTCAAGGGTAACCTGGCCAGCCACAGGACCGTCCAcacag GTGAGAAGCCATATCGTTGCAACATCTGTGGAGCCCAGTTCAACCGGCCGGCCAACTTGAAGACCCACACCCGCATCCACTCTGGGGAGAAGCCGTACAAGTGCGAGACGTGCGGGGCACGCTTTgtgcag GTAGCTCACCTCCGTGCCCACGTGTTGATCCATACTGGTGAGAAGCCATATCCGTGCGAGATCTGTGGTACGCGATTCCGGCACCTACAGACGTTGAAGAGTCACCTTCGGATCCACACGGGAGAGAAGCCGTACCAT TGTGAGAAATGTAATCTGCATTTCCGCCACAAAAGCCAACTGCGTCTCCACCTGCGACAGAAGCACGGAGCCATCACCAACACCAAGATGCAATATCAGGTCCCTCCTGAGTGCCAGAGTGACCCCTGTCGGGCACGTTAA